In Gimesia benthica, a single window of DNA contains:
- a CDS encoding DUF1553 domain-containing protein gives MRTLPRSGLLLWSGFLALTINVCRAENDQTLKSVTAPKIDFSRDIRPILSDNCFHCHGPDPKHREADLRLDLAEAAKADSIVPGHADQSEFYKRISSTDPDLKMPPADSNKKLTAEQTKMLKRWIDEGAEWTSHWSFIAPEKSALPPVKNSQWVRNPIDRFVLAKLESEQLQPSREASRRTLIRRLTYDLTGLPPTIPEINQFLNDESPHAYEKLVDRLLSSKKYGERMALMWLDAARYGDTSVYHADGPRDMWAWRDRIVQMYNENIPFDQFSIEQLAGDLLPNASPLQKVSSGFNRNNGTTDEGGLIPEEYRVEYAVDRVKTTSTVWLGLSMECAQCHEHKYDPISHEDYYRFFGFFNISADAGSQTRNGNAKPTVDLVDPEKQKKLPATRGRIKENQEQIAAHQKAAEPQFAAWLAAKEKEQHAASSAIEGQILHFRLDEGKENQVVDQVDPKRKGTIHGKADWVKSPYDQGIHFDGTTYVDLGEVCDFERTDSFSYGGWINLDPKGSGALLAKMDDASSFRGYDILISGEQISVHIINKWPTNAIKVTTKKKLKPSTWQHVFVTYDGSSKAKGVKIYVDGQLWDWKIEQDRLTESIRTPKTLLIGSRHPSSRLKGTIDEVSVFNRELSQSEVETLTKQLPITTILAVSPEKRTPEQQQQLRNYYLEREDAEYIALLKKKQELKAEETELLKPLTSVMVMGDMPKPRDTFILARGAYDAPTKQKVEPGTPVVLPPMPKDAPQNRLGLAQWLFAENHPLTARVAVNRYWQMLFGTGLVTTPEDFGSQGAFPSHPQLLDWLAVDFRESGWDVKRILKQMVMSATYRQTSDVSRAAYLRDPDNRLLARGARFRLQGEMIRDCALQISGLLNPKMGGPGVKPYQPPGLWKEVGLGGNPIFVQDHGEKLYRRSLYTYWKRSAPPPSMQIFDAPTREKCTIRRPRTNTPLQALVTMNDIQYVEAARHLAERMLKEGGATSAEQVGYAFLLATAREPRSTEREVLLDVYDESLKHYQAHPQAAEELLKAGESPRDKNLSVTQLAAWMVVANMILNLDETLTRE, from the coding sequence ATGCGCACGCTGCCTCGCTCCGGTCTCTTATTATGGTCAGGTTTTCTCGCTCTGACGATCAATGTCTGTCGGGCGGAAAATGATCAGACGCTGAAGTCCGTTACCGCTCCTAAAATTGATTTCAGCCGCGATATCCGACCGATTCTTTCTGATAACTGTTTTCATTGTCATGGTCCCGATCCCAAACATCGTGAAGCAGATCTGCGGCTGGACCTGGCAGAAGCAGCGAAAGCAGACTCGATCGTTCCCGGGCATGCCGATCAGAGTGAATTTTATAAGCGGATCAGCAGTACGGACCCTGATCTGAAAATGCCTCCCGCTGATTCGAACAAAAAGTTAACTGCAGAACAGACGAAAATGCTCAAACGCTGGATCGATGAAGGAGCCGAATGGACCAGTCACTGGTCGTTTATCGCTCCGGAAAAATCAGCATTACCTCCCGTCAAAAACAGCCAGTGGGTGCGGAATCCCATCGACCGGTTTGTCCTGGCTAAGCTGGAGTCAGAGCAACTGCAGCCATCCAGAGAAGCCAGCCGTCGCACTTTGATCCGCCGACTGACCTATGATCTGACCGGTCTGCCTCCCACCATTCCCGAGATTAATCAATTTTTGAATGACGAATCTCCCCACGCTTATGAAAAACTGGTGGACCGTCTGTTAAGTTCTAAAAAGTACGGCGAACGCATGGCTTTGATGTGGCTGGACGCAGCCCGCTATGGTGATACGAGCGTGTATCACGCTGATGGCCCGCGCGATATGTGGGCCTGGCGCGATCGCATCGTGCAGATGTATAACGAAAATATTCCCTTTGATCAGTTTTCCATAGAGCAACTCGCGGGAGATTTGCTGCCCAATGCCAGCCCTTTGCAAAAAGTCTCTTCGGGGTTTAATCGAAATAATGGGACAACCGATGAAGGTGGTCTGATTCCGGAAGAGTACCGCGTTGAGTACGCCGTCGACAGAGTGAAAACGACGTCCACGGTCTGGCTGGGACTCAGCATGGAATGTGCTCAATGCCATGAGCATAAATATGATCCGATTTCACACGAAGACTATTACCGCTTCTTCGGGTTTTTCAATATCAGTGCCGACGCTGGTAGTCAGACGCGGAACGGGAATGCCAAACCAACAGTCGATCTGGTGGATCCGGAAAAACAGAAAAAACTGCCGGCGACACGTGGCCGCATCAAAGAAAACCAGGAGCAGATCGCCGCGCATCAAAAGGCAGCCGAGCCTCAGTTTGCAGCCTGGCTGGCGGCCAAAGAAAAAGAACAACATGCAGCGTCATCCGCAATAGAAGGGCAGATCCTGCACTTCAGACTTGATGAAGGCAAAGAAAACCAGGTTGTTGATCAGGTGGACCCGAAACGCAAAGGGACTATTCATGGTAAGGCGGACTGGGTGAAGTCTCCGTACGATCAGGGGATTCACTTTGATGGCACAACCTATGTCGATCTGGGGGAGGTCTGTGATTTCGAACGCACCGATTCATTTTCCTACGGTGGATGGATCAATCTCGACCCGAAAGGCTCCGGTGCACTTTTAGCGAAAATGGATGATGCCAGCAGTTTTCGCGGGTACGATATTCTCATCTCAGGCGAACAGATCTCGGTGCATATCATCAATAAGTGGCCGACGAATGCCATTAAGGTGACGACGAAGAAAAAACTCAAACCTTCTACCTGGCAACATGTGTTTGTGACCTACGATGGTTCTTCCAAAGCCAAGGGCGTGAAAATCTATGTTGACGGCCAGTTGTGGGACTGGAAGATTGAGCAGGATCGCTTAACGGAATCCATCCGTACGCCAAAAACGTTACTGATTGGCAGCCGACATCCCAGTTCCCGATTGAAGGGAACCATCGACGAAGTCTCTGTCTTTAACCGGGAGCTCAGTCAGTCTGAAGTAGAGACACTCACAAAACAACTGCCGATTACAACCATCCTGGCGGTCTCGCCTGAGAAGCGAACGCCGGAGCAACAGCAGCAGTTGCGCAACTACTATCTGGAACGGGAAGACGCAGAATACATTGCGTTGCTCAAGAAAAAGCAGGAATTAAAAGCAGAGGAGACCGAACTTCTCAAACCACTGACGTCAGTCATGGTCATGGGAGACATGCCCAAGCCTCGGGATACATTTATTCTCGCTCGTGGTGCTTACGATGCGCCCACCAAACAAAAAGTCGAACCGGGGACACCAGTGGTTTTACCGCCGATGCCCAAAGACGCCCCCCAGAACCGCCTGGGTTTAGCACAATGGCTCTTTGCCGAGAATCATCCTCTGACAGCGCGCGTTGCCGTGAATCGGTATTGGCAAATGTTATTTGGGACGGGGCTGGTCACGACGCCGGAAGATTTCGGTTCGCAGGGCGCTTTCCCCAGTCATCCGCAATTACTGGACTGGCTAGCCGTTGATTTCAGGGAATCCGGCTGGGATGTCAAGCGGATACTCAAACAAATGGTGATGTCAGCAACTTATCGGCAGACATCGGATGTCTCGCGGGCCGCCTATTTACGAGATCCTGATAATCGACTGCTGGCACGCGGTGCACGTTTTCGATTGCAGGGAGAAATGATCCGCGACTGCGCACTCCAGATCAGCGGTTTGCTCAACCCCAAAATGGGAGGTCCGGGAGTCAAACCCTATCAGCCGCCCGGACTTTGGAAAGAAGTTGGCTTGGGCGGAAATCCCATATTCGTCCAGGATCACGGCGAAAAACTGTATCGACGCAGCTTATACACCTACTGGAAACGATCGGCGCCCCCTCCGTCGATGCAGATCTTTGATGCACCAACACGGGAAAAGTGTACGATCCGAAGACCGCGCACGAACACGCCTCTGCAAGCCTTAGTCACGATGAATGATATCCAATATGTGGAAGCGGCCCGTCATCTGGCAGAACGCATGCTGAAAGAAGGGGGAGCAACCAGTGCCGAACAGGTGGGGTATGCCTTTTTACTGGCAACAGCCAGAGAACCCCGATCAACAGAAAGAGAAGTGCTGCTGGATGTTTATGATGAAAGCCTGAAACACTATCAGGCCCATCCTCAAGCGGCTGAAGAACTGCTTAAAGCCGGTGAGTCGCCCCGCGATAAAAATCTGAGTGTCACGCAACTGGCGGCCTGGATGGTCGTGGCCAACATGATTCTCAATTTAGACGAAACTTTAACTCGTGAGTAA
- a CDS encoding DUF1501 domain-containing protein has protein sequence MNPLEEYQRHLTRRQLLSRSRGCLGAAALASLLGDVPELSAAGQSNPDQRGLPGLPHFAPKAKRVIYLFMAGGPSHIDLFDYKPELKKIHGTELPESIRKGQRLTGMTSGQKSFPCVAPMFNFKRYGERGTWINSDILPHTASIADDIAIIRTMNTEAINHDPAITYINTGTQQLGRPSFGAWLSYGLGSPNKDLPAYVVMISVGNAPGQALYSRLWSSGNLPSRHQGVQFRSAGDPVLFLSDPKGLDRGLRRKMLDGLAKLNAEKSQLSGDPEIEARIAQYEMAYRMQTSVPGLMDLSGETKATFEMYGPDSDKKGTFAANCILARRMAERGVPFIQLFQRGWDQHGNLPKAIRNNCDKVDQPAAALVKDLKQRGLLDDTVVIFGGEFGRTIYSQGTLTKDNHGRDHHGRCFSTWVAGGGFKPGIDYGETDDYCYNIVKDPVHINDLNASVLHCLGIDHNRFSVKYQGLDLKLTGVDGAQVVKGLLF, from the coding sequence ATGAATCCTCTCGAAGAATATCAGCGACACTTAACGCGCCGACAGCTATTGTCACGCTCCCGCGGATGTCTGGGGGCGGCGGCACTTGCTTCGTTGCTGGGAGACGTGCCTGAACTCTCCGCTGCCGGCCAGTCCAATCCGGATCAACGGGGACTACCCGGCCTGCCTCATTTTGCCCCCAAAGCGAAACGGGTGATCTATCTCTTCATGGCCGGTGGTCCCAGTCATATCGACCTGTTTGATTACAAGCCTGAGCTGAAGAAGATTCATGGGACGGAACTGCCGGAGTCCATTCGAAAAGGACAGCGACTCACGGGCATGACCAGCGGTCAAAAATCGTTTCCCTGCGTCGCCCCCATGTTCAATTTTAAACGCTACGGGGAACGGGGAACCTGGATTAATTCAGACATCCTGCCGCACACGGCTTCTATCGCAGATGACATCGCGATTATCCGTACCATGAATACCGAAGCCATCAACCACGATCCAGCGATTACCTACATTAATACGGGAACACAACAGTTGGGACGCCCCAGTTTCGGTGCGTGGCTGAGTTATGGATTAGGCAGCCCCAACAAAGATCTGCCCGCTTATGTGGTCATGATTTCCGTCGGTAATGCACCAGGACAGGCACTTTATTCACGACTCTGGAGCAGCGGCAACCTGCCCTCGCGACATCAGGGAGTGCAGTTTCGCAGTGCTGGCGATCCCGTTTTGTTTCTCTCCGATCCCAAAGGGCTGGACAGAGGACTGCGTCGTAAAATGCTGGATGGACTGGCAAAGCTCAATGCCGAAAAATCCCAGCTTTCGGGAGACCCCGAGATCGAAGCCCGCATTGCGCAATACGAAATGGCGTATCGGATGCAGACCTCGGTACCGGGCTTGATGGACCTGAGCGGAGAAACGAAAGCGACGTTTGAGATGTACGGGCCCGATTCAGACAAAAAGGGAACGTTCGCTGCAAATTGCATTTTAGCACGTCGGATGGCGGAACGCGGCGTGCCCTTCATTCAGCTCTTTCAGCGGGGTTGGGATCAGCATGGGAATCTCCCTAAAGCAATTCGCAATAATTGTGATAAGGTGGATCAGCCCGCGGCTGCCCTCGTGAAAGATTTAAAACAACGGGGATTATTAGACGATACCGTTGTCATCTTTGGTGGTGAATTCGGCCGCACGATTTACAGTCAGGGAACATTGACGAAAGATAATCACGGCCGGGACCACCATGGTCGCTGTTTCTCAACCTGGGTTGCCGGCGGCGGTTTTAAGCCAGGAATTGATTACGGAGAGACCGACGATTACTGCTATAATATTGTCAAAGATCCGGTGCACATTAACGATTTAAATGCCAGTGTGCTGCACTGTCTGGGCATCGACCATAATCGCTTTTCCGTGAAATACCAGGGCCTCGATCTCAAACTCACCGGAGTCGATGGGGCCCAGGTTGTCAAAGGCCTGCTTTTTTAG
- a CDS encoding DUF1501 domain-containing protein — MLTVHGYPNRVCSGLTRREALQIGGAGLFGLSLPGVLAAEDAAATFSSARAKSVIFLYLFGGPSQLESFDMKPDASSSIRGPFIPIESRTPELRICEHLSRTAQISDKVCVIRTMTHPHNDHNASHYIQTGHKFTRSAADGGDVNARSTDWPSMGSVVEYLSRQAPAAHLRSIPDYIYLPNKLGALQGYERTGQHAGWLGSAYNAFATNIQKRNSADNPYFRDCVDQELDFRIKGMVTTEAITLDRLNQRNSLLKQFDQANRAFHEQQVYENFDRIQQRALSLVTSKKMRSAFDIRQESAVVRDRYGRHLFGQSALMGRRMVEAGARFVTVCWDAPDGYSWDSHRSSKHLQQHLLPGFDQTYSALIADLDERGLLEETLVVAVGEMGRTPKPNSAWGRGHWSHCFPCLLAGAGIQGGAVYGTSDDQAAYPLESPVSPEDLAKTIYWSLGINPDLFLKDQEDRPIPIIEGGQPLKQLFA; from the coding sequence ATGCTGACAGTCCACGGTTATCCGAATCGAGTCTGTTCCGGTCTGACGCGCCGTGAGGCGCTGCAGATCGGGGGGGCAGGTCTGTTTGGTCTCAGTCTGCCCGGTGTGCTGGCTGCTGAAGACGCGGCGGCAACCTTCAGCAGCGCCAGGGCGAAATCGGTGATCTTTCTCTACCTGTTTGGTGGTCCCAGTCAGTTGGAATCGTTCGACATGAAACCGGACGCATCAAGTTCCATTCGTGGGCCCTTCATTCCAATTGAATCCCGAACTCCCGAATTACGGATCTGTGAACATCTCAGCAGGACGGCGCAGATCTCAGATAAGGTCTGTGTCATCCGCACGATGACCCACCCGCACAATGATCATAATGCCAGTCATTATATTCAGACCGGACATAAATTTACCCGGTCAGCCGCCGACGGGGGAGATGTCAACGCCCGTTCGACGGACTGGCCTTCCATGGGCAGTGTCGTGGAATACCTTTCGCGCCAGGCCCCCGCTGCGCATCTCCGCAGCATTCCTGATTACATCTACCTGCCCAACAAGCTGGGCGCCCTGCAGGGATACGAGCGCACCGGGCAACACGCAGGCTGGCTCGGCTCGGCGTACAACGCGTTTGCCACCAACATCCAGAAACGGAACTCCGCCGACAATCCCTATTTTCGAGACTGTGTGGACCAAGAACTCGACTTCCGGATTAAGGGAATGGTGACGACAGAAGCGATCACGCTGGATCGCCTGAACCAGCGCAACAGTCTGCTGAAACAGTTCGATCAGGCCAACAGAGCCTTTCATGAGCAACAAGTTTACGAAAACTTCGATCGCATTCAGCAACGTGCACTGTCGCTAGTGACTTCGAAGAAAATGCGGTCGGCTTTTGATATCCGACAGGAATCGGCGGTGGTCCGCGATCGTTACGGCAGGCATCTGTTTGGTCAGTCCGCCCTGATGGGGCGGCGGATGGTGGAAGCCGGCGCACGCTTTGTCACGGTCTGCTGGGATGCCCCCGATGGCTACAGCTGGGATTCGCATCGCAGTTCAAAACATCTCCAGCAGCATCTGCTTCCTGGGTTTGACCAGACCTATTCTGCCCTGATAGCCGATCTGGACGAGCGCGGCTTACTCGAGGAAACACTCGTCGTGGCCGTAGGCGAAATGGGACGCACTCCCAAACCAAATAGCGCCTGGGGCCGGGGGCACTGGTCACATTGTTTCCCCTGCCTGTTGGCCGGCGCCGGCATTCAAGGCGGTGCCGTATATGGCACATCTGATGACCAGGCCGCCTATCCGCTGGAAAGCCCTGTCAGTCCCGAGGACCTCGCCAAAACTATCTACTGGTCACTCGGTATCAACCCTGATCTGTTCCTGAAAGATCAGGAAGACCGACCGATTCCCATCATCGAAGGCGGCCAGCCCCTTAAACAGCTCTTTGCTTGA
- a CDS encoding arylsulfatase: MATLMSAIDTHAADKPNILVLWGDDVGWSNLGCYNHGVMGYGTPNIDRIAKEGVLFTDHYAQPSCTAGRAAFITGQYPIRSGMTTVGQPGDALGLQAASPCLAEVLKAEGYATGHFGKNHLGDRNEHLPTVHGFDEFFGNLYHLNTQEEAEQRDYQNFAKAYSGDLEKYEAKFGTRGVIHSLATDVDDPTTHPRFGKVGKQKIKDTGPLTQERMKTFDGSEVIPKAVDFMERCQKADKPFFVWLNTSRMHLYTRIGDDWLQKVEKITSEDDYHGAGMLQHDHEVGIVLKALEDMGLTKNTILVYSTDNGPEHASWPHGATTPFRGEKMTTYEGGVRVPCVVRWAGKIPAGTKLNGIQGHQDLFTTLAKAAGIDDVAARVMKEKKQYIDGVDNLDYWMGKADKSSRNHIFHYYESKLTAVRMGPWKFHFSTKEDYYANVIPRTVPLVFNIRMDPYESYDSKDSYGHLLQKVSWLMAPMGELMGQHLETLAKYPPVQGGKSFDMSNVIDEFIKKGRQ; this comes from the coding sequence ATGGCAACATTGATGTCCGCAATCGACACCCATGCAGCAGACAAACCCAACATCCTCGTCCTGTGGGGGGACGACGTCGGGTGGTCGAACCTCGGCTGCTATAACCATGGCGTCATGGGCTACGGCACTCCCAACATCGACCGCATAGCCAAAGAGGGAGTGCTGTTCACTGATCACTACGCCCAGCCGTCTTGTACGGCGGGACGGGCGGCGTTCATCACCGGGCAGTATCCGATCCGCTCCGGGATGACGACTGTGGGCCAGCCGGGGGACGCACTGGGTCTTCAAGCAGCCTCGCCGTGTCTCGCGGAAGTGCTCAAAGCAGAGGGCTACGCGACTGGGCACTTTGGCAAGAACCATCTGGGCGACCGCAACGAGCACTTGCCGACCGTGCATGGTTTTGACGAGTTCTTTGGCAATCTCTACCACCTCAATACGCAAGAAGAAGCAGAGCAGCGGGACTACCAGAACTTCGCCAAAGCGTACTCAGGCGATCTTGAGAAGTACGAAGCCAAGTTCGGTACGCGCGGTGTAATCCACTCGTTGGCGACGGATGTGGACGACCCAACAACTCACCCGAGGTTTGGCAAGGTCGGCAAGCAAAAGATCAAGGACACCGGACCGCTCACGCAGGAGCGGATGAAGACCTTCGACGGCTCGGAGGTGATTCCGAAGGCTGTTGACTTCATGGAGCGTTGCCAGAAGGCGGACAAGCCCTTCTTCGTGTGGCTCAATACCAGCCGCATGCACCTCTATACGCGAATCGGCGACGACTGGTTGCAGAAGGTCGAGAAGATCACAAGCGAGGACGACTACCACGGGGCCGGCATGCTCCAGCACGACCACGAAGTGGGCATCGTGCTGAAAGCCCTCGAAGACATGGGGCTGACCAAGAACACGATTCTTGTCTACTCGACGGACAATGGTCCCGAACACGCCTCTTGGCCACACGGAGCCACGACACCGTTCCGCGGCGAGAAGATGACGACCTACGAGGGCGGCGTCCGTGTTCCCTGCGTCGTCCGTTGGGCCGGAAAGATTCCCGCTGGCACGAAGCTCAACGGCATCCAAGGCCACCAAGACCTGTTCACCACGCTCGCCAAGGCAGCCGGCATCGACGACGTTGCCGCCCGTGTGATGAAGGAGAAGAAGCAGTACATCGACGGCGTTGACAACCTCGATTACTGGATGGGCAAGGCCGACAAGTCGAGCCGTAACCACATCTTCCACTACTATGAGAGCAAGCTAACCGCAGTCCGTATGGGGCCTTGGAAGTTCCACTTCTCGACCAAGGAGGACTACTACGCAAACGTCATTCCGCGGACCGTGCCGCTCGTGTTCAACATCCGCATGGATCCCTACGAGAGCTATGACAGCAAGGACTCCTACGGGCACTTGCTACAAAAGGTCTCTTGGCTGATGGCCCCGATGGGTGAGTTGATGGGGCAGCACCTGGAGACGCTCGCCAAATACCCGCCCGTGCAAGGCGGCAAGTCGTTCGACATGTCGAACGTCATCGACGAGTTCATCAAGAAGGGTCGGCAATAG
- a CDS encoding ectoine synthase produces the protein MKIVRIEDLTGGEREVISPAGWTSFRFLLKSDNMGFSMHETVFPPGLEVQMWYKNHLEAVYCYQGTGEITDLETDEKHDIKPGTLYALDKHDRHILKAHTELRLVCTFNPPVTGREIHDKDGAYALPEQNEES, from the coding sequence ATGAAAATTGTCAGAATCGAGGATTTGACAGGTGGGGAACGTGAAGTGATAAGTCCGGCGGGGTGGACAAGCTTCCGCTTTCTGCTGAAGAGTGACAATATGGGCTTTTCCATGCACGAAACCGTTTTCCCGCCCGGCCTGGAAGTGCAGATGTGGTACAAGAACCATCTGGAGGCGGTCTACTGTTACCAGGGGACCGGCGAGATTACCGACCTGGAAACGGACGAAAAGCACGATATCAAACCAGGGACACTTTATGCCCTGGACAAGCACGACCGACACATCCTGAAAGCCCATACCGAGCTACGGCTGGTCTGCACGTTTAACCCGCCCGTGACGGGACGTGAGATTCACGACAAGGACGGCGCTTACGCTCTGCCCGAACAGAACGAAGAATCATAG
- a CDS encoding ATP-grasp domain-containing protein has product MAVTPESKLSQEVLSWRDPSLDSVRGTETPKDPNKGYIALLGWSVNAIKAAQKFNRRYIVVAPDWAADFCTANNIPFIPWDFERLTDRSMEIVEKLKAEGVDVAVPLFEETVEWSGVINSVLLDSPRMYGQSILFRDKALMKRRAQLGGIRVGIFEEAHEKEDVVRFMKRVNQTLLHLDGDPDDPIHVKAFDKAGCLGHRVIRTVEDIDAIPDEEYPLLMESHLDGWEFAVEAWIHNGKIKFLNISEYVTLGYSVFVPATKELESWREAITKQVELLIKTFDIQFGQIHPEYFVTSDGTMYFGEVAYRPPGFKAFELIERAYGFSGYQASMLVFDPKSTPEEVDAFFPREVVDAKGYAGCFGVYPRRRVVSKLEMPKECVEHPYFESHELVPPAGATVPERNAFGTHWGLVFFFGDDPIKMRDLLKAQEELDFYV; this is encoded by the coding sequence ATGGCTGTTACACCTGAGTCAAAGCTGTCCCAGGAAGTCCTAAGTTGGCGGGATCCTTCCCTGGATTCTGTTCGTGGGACTGAAACGCCCAAAGATCCCAACAAGGGTTATATTGCTCTGCTCGGCTGGAGCGTAAACGCGATTAAAGCCGCGCAGAAATTTAACCGCCGCTATATCGTGGTCGCGCCTGACTGGGCAGCCGATTTTTGTACCGCGAATAACATCCCGTTCATTCCCTGGGACTTTGAGCGTCTGACTGACCGCTCAATGGAAATCGTCGAGAAACTGAAAGCAGAGGGAGTGGATGTGGCAGTCCCGTTGTTCGAAGAGACTGTCGAATGGTCCGGGGTGATCAACTCTGTCTTGCTTGATAGCCCCCGCATGTACGGTCAGTCCATTTTATTCCGCGACAAGGCGCTGATGAAGCGTCGGGCTCAGCTTGGCGGCATACGCGTCGGGATCTTCGAAGAGGCGCACGAAAAAGAAGACGTGGTTCGCTTTATGAAACGAGTAAATCAGACTTTACTCCATCTCGATGGCGACCCGGACGATCCGATTCACGTCAAAGCTTTCGATAAAGCCGGTTGCCTGGGGCACCGCGTGATCCGCACGGTCGAAGATATCGATGCAATTCCCGATGAAGAATACCCGTTGTTGATGGAAAGCCACCTGGATGGCTGGGAGTTTGCAGTTGAAGCCTGGATTCACAATGGAAAGATCAAGTTCCTGAATATCTCAGAGTATGTCACATTAGGCTATTCTGTATTCGTACCTGCCACGAAAGAACTGGAAAGCTGGCGAGAAGCAATTACCAAACAGGTTGAGTTGCTGATCAAAACCTTTGATATCCAGTTCGGTCAGATTCATCCTGAGTATTTCGTGACTAGTGACGGCACCATGTACTTTGGCGAAGTTGCATACCGCCCGCCGGGGTTCAAAGCCTTCGAACTGATAGAGCGGGCTTATGGCTTTAGTGGCTATCAGGCCTCGATGTTGGTGTTTGACCCCAAGAGTACTCCAGAAGAGGTCGATGCCTTCTTCCCTCGTGAAGTGGTCGATGCGAAGGGCTACGCCGGCTGCTTTGGTGTATATCCAAGACGTCGTGTGGTCAGCAAGTTGGAAATGCCGAAAGAGTGTGTTGAGCATCCTTACTTTGAGTCGCACGAACTGGTGCCACCTGCGGGAGCGACAGTGCCGGAGCGAAATGCATTCGGCACCCACTGGGGCCTTGTCTTCTTCTTTGGGGATGACCCGATCAAGATGCGAGATTTGCTGAAAGCCCAGGAAGAGCTGGACTTTTACGTTTGA